The Carcharodon carcharias isolate sCarCar2 chromosome 2, sCarCar2.pri, whole genome shotgun sequence genomic sequence TATAACTGAACACACAACAGAAGTACACCAAGGACCCGATGTTACATTCTAGTATAATTATAGTTTTGTAGTACTTTGTGCTGTTAACAGGGAAAGGAGGTGAAGAGGTGAGCCAGATAATGCAAATTATAGTTTGGACAGACGTGAGTGCACAAACGTTCAGTCTTTGATGCATAGGACTAAACCATTTGATCCTTTTATTGTTGGGGTGTCTGGTTTTGAAAGCCATCAACACAACAAGTGTTTTCCCCAAAATACAAGAAAGACAAAGAACAAAAGTGATACTGAACACCACGTGACGCAACATGCAGGACCAGACAGAGGGCTGGTCAATAAAGGTCAAAGAGCAGAGGAAGCAAAGTGTTAATGCAAAAAGAAGAAGGAAGCTTAACTCAGAGTTATTGGCTTTAACAAGAGGGGTCTGTCTGTGCTTATAAAAAATAAGACCTGTAGCCACTGTCAAGCAGGCTCCAATCACTGCGAGTGTCAGTAGTGAACTTCCCATCTCATCATCAAATGAAAGGAATTCAATCTTCTTTGGCATACATTGGGTCCTTAACTGATTGGACCAGTATTCTGGTGGGCATTTTAAGCAAGATACTGAATCTATGAGAAAGCAATAAGAGACACTGTTGGTATTTCAAAGTCATACGTGTAGAGTGAAAGGTTGTGGAGCATTCAaactgcctgtctccatgtttcattctggacaaaagggaagattGAAACTCAATGGCCACTATCAACTTCTCATTGTATCACAATGGCCTTCCCCATCCAAACTAGACAGGTTGGGCCTCAGAAGTTTTAACACAGTGGTCATGTGATCAAAACTAGTTTCAAGGACTGCACTTTTATTATCGCATGACCCAGCAGATCCATCAAAACCATCAGTCGTCAGCCAAtctgagaaccagactctgaacttatctgcaagtcatcaagcagccaaagtacttaacctgttccactttcaaagttcacctgagaagcAACCTTCTAgatattcaactacaagaaacctcatgATCTTCCTGAACCCTTCACTTTCCAAGGCTTTCACTTCAACTTTATATCATCAAATCTATTCAAGAAACCATAGGCCTGTCACATGGAAGACCAGAAATCATAAATCCAAAACTGAATTAATTGTAATCTGTAAAGGTGCACCCTTTAcaatctgtgtgtgcgtgtgtgtgtgtgtgcatgatacTAGTGTGAGAAATTCTGTTAATTTAGAATAAGTGTGTAAGaacaaataaccttctttattttttaCATAATGAATTATTTAATTAGAATAAGAAAAGACACTACTCTTTCCATATAAAACATGCTGATTACGGGCAGGAAGAGAGCTGATACATTCTGTGACATTAGCAAAGTATAAAGGgagttatgctgaacctgtataaagctctggttaggtcacaactagagtattgcttcagttctgatcaccacaacTTAAGATGGATGTTAGGGTGCTTGAGAAGGTGCACAAGAGGtttaccagaatagttccagggatgtggggattttagctacaaatttaggttggagaagctgggcctGTTCTCCCTGaaacaaaggagattgaggggagatttgatagaagtgtacagattgtgacaggtttagataaagtaGACAAATAAAAGCTGTTGTTAGCTGATGGCACAAGCACTAGGGGACAGAGGttgaaggttttgggcaagagatgcatggGGCGTGTGTTGAAAAACTTTTTCAGGCAGTGCgcggtgatgacctggaactcactgccgatgagggtggtggaagcggggatgattaatgatttcaaaaggaacttGGATGGGCACTTGACGGAAATAAACTTGTAGGACAGTGGGGattgagcggggggggggggggggggggggggactgaTTAGATTGTTCTACCCAGGAGGTGACATGGATGTACTGAGCTGATTGGTTTCCCTCTGTTCCGTAATGACTCCATGACTCTATGACACCTGTCAGATTGCTGAACTCACCATCATCAGCTCATACATTTACCAGAATAGCACAGGCTTGAGGGAATTCAGACATGTGGAGAAATTAGAGTTTGTTCACCTTAGAGTGAAGATGGTTAAGGAAAATCGAGGTGAAAAAATATTCTGAGCGGTTCTACTAGATGACCcctgaactagggcaactagggatgggtaataaatgctagcctggccagtgacacccacatcccatgaacgaataaagaaaaGATGGGGggaactgtttccactgacagaAGGATTGGTAACTTGATGATGCAGATTTAATATAATTGGTGAAAGaattgggggtgggatgggatggggagatGCGGAGAATATTATTTACTCTTCAAGTTGCACCGCATGAAGgagtgttggaagcagattcaatagtatttttcaaaaaggaattgaatatTTACTAGAAAGGAGAACATTTGGAGGGCTATGGGCAAAGAATGAGGCAGTGCGACTAATTGGAGAGCTCTTTCGAAGAGCTGGCAAGGGCTCAGGGGCTTTTTTTGTGATGTATAGTCACATGATTGAATATTCATACATACTTGTCACATTGCTGAATTCACCTTCAGAGCACGGTATGCAGGTAAAACAACACAAAGGCATTTCTTTTTTGACTGTTTTCCATGTGCCAGGAAGACAACTGTCCGAACAAATTCCACGGGGAACCTAGGATAAATAAATGGTATTTTGCAGAATCCAGTGACCTCTAAAAGATGAAATTGCTTAACATCATAGCATTTTGTAATCTTGTACCTGGTTATATTGCAACAGGCTTTTTATTATCAGGTAACCAAAGTAAGAGTACTGtggagtactttgtgcagttttggtctccttatttaagaaaggatataaatgcattagaagcagttcagagaaggttcatctggctgatacctgggatgggggtgggggttaccataggaggaaagggtggacaggctgggcctgtagccattggaatttagaggattgagaggcgatcttattgaaacatataagatcctggtgggatttgatactgaaaggatgtttcactAGAAccaggggtctcccatttaagacggaggcgagaagaaatttttttctctcggggGGTTGTAAGCCTTTGGAACTATCTTCCCCTGACAGCAGTAGAGGCAGGGTCCTTGGATATTATAAAGGCAGAGGcaaatagattcttgactaatgagggaatcaaaggttatcgggggtaagtggaatgtgaagttgagatcacagtcagatcagccttgTTCTTATctaatagtggagcaggcttgaggggccaaatggcctactcctgctcctaatctgtaTGTTTGTAAGTGAGACAtatctggatagagtggatatggggaagatgtttccattagtaggagagactaggacccaagggcacagcctcagagtaaagggaagaccttttagaacagaaatgaggggaaacttctttagccagagagtggtgaatctatggaattcattgccacagaaggctgtgtaggccaggtcattgagtgtatttaagactgagatagataggttcttgattggttagggggtcaaaggttacagggagaaggcaggataatggggttgagaaacttatcagccatgattgaatggcagagcagacttgatggaccaaatggcctaatttctgctcctatgtcttatggtcttatggtctttattATCTTCAGGTTTCATTTAATACAATTACCAATTAAGAAAATCCTAGTTGCAATTAAATGGGTTAAATTTGAAACAACAGTTTCTAAACAAGATGCAACCCCAAAACCTGCTGAATATAGTTTAATATTGAATCAAATTAGCTAGAGTAGAGAGGTAATTAAAAAGGTGGATATGTATGGACTACAGACAGGTTGGTACTGTTAAGAAAGACAACTCTGAGAAAAATCATTCAGAATGAAAAAATGTGTAAAGTTTATAGTTTGTGTCAGAGATCTCCTGCTCCTCTTTGTGTCAGGCTGGGCTTAGCCCTGGGTTTGGACATCATTAGATGGGGCATCCAGCAGGGTCCTCACAATCCTCTCCTCCTGTAACTTCAGACAGCTATGTTGTTTTGCTGGGACTTCCATTGGCCCCCCTGCCAAAGTTACAGTGGGAGGTTTGGGAGATACTCGTAAGGAATTCTGCCCATATTTGCTTTTACAGATTGTTGAGTCACAGGTAACTCCTTTCAATTATTTAAACCTTGTTTCTATTGACAGCACTGTGGTTACAGGAATGGACCCTGCATACCCAGGAATATAGAATGATCATTAGTGTTTCATGGAGACAAAGACTCACTCAGGgttggaattttggcatttagaCTTTTACTAATTAGAATATCTGTGAACGAAATAAAAGGTCAGGAAGATTTAGAAATAGAGTTAAAGGCCATTCAGTGCATTGTATCTGTGACAGCTCTTTACTTGAACAATTCAAAACTACTCTAATTGCTCTTCTCTTTCCAGAGCCCTATGGGTTCTTCAGCTTCAAATATTATCTAATGATTTCCTAGAAGATGAAATGATCTCTGCCACAACCATTCCCTGTACCAAAGCATTTGATGCTCTATCAGCTCTTGGCATAGAAAGAGACTTTCTCGAAACTCTCTGCTCATTCATTCTCATTGACTcctcaaccagaggaaatagtatTTTCTATTCAGCTTTTATGATTAAACATATATAATAGGTTATAAAGGGGTGTTAAAAACAAACTattggaatgtgggtgttgccattaaggctggcatttattgcccatcccttgagaaaATGATGGTGGGCCCTTCTACCTCATCTGCCACAGTCACTGCAGTGAAGATACTCACATAATGCAGTtaagcagggagttccaggattttgatacagTAACAATGAATAATGGTGTGCAACTTTGAGAGGAATTTGGAGGTAATGGTGTTGCCATGCACCCTCTGCCCTGCCTTTCTGAGTGATCGAGATGTTGTGTTTATATGTCCATTAAATTAGTTGAGGAAGAGATTTCAAGTGAACCCAATAAGTAATGATACCTTAGGACCCTACAATGTAATTCAGACCATAATGTACAATCTGAAGTTAGCATGTTTTTAAGATGAACTTACCTCCTTTTTCCCATTTATCCAAATAATATTTTCTTTGTTTATATATAGCCTTTTATTAAAATCTACAAGTCCATCATAATGTCCAATTGTCACAACGTGAGCGACCCCTTCAGAATTCATCTGCCAATTTACCAGTTCATACAATGGGACTGTATCTAAGTTTTCATCAAAGTATATACTTTCTCCGTTCTTTGCTGTAAAATTCACAGCATACATATGATGAAGTAGCTtggataaaaagagaaaaaagagaacATTACATGCAAGTCACTGGTGAGATTACATTTCATAACACAATTGATTGTCTAGccttaaataaaaactagaaatcATTTTAAAATCTGCTCCCCATCAAAATGTACACAATTTATTTTCAGACAATTGGAAATCTGAACATAAATGATTACTGCTTCCATTTGAAAAACATTATTTCAGGGTCTTTCTGCTGAATGGAGGAGTTGTTCTGGTCAAAATGTATCCGTGACATATTACACATGATGGACAATTTTGACGAATAAACTCTTCTATAAACAGTGGCAAGAAGTAATCTGAACCTTGTGCCCACAAAATCATTGACTCACAGCAACAAGaaaaaaccctccctcctgtccaGGGATCACATCAAAAGAATCAGCGGAGTCATGAGGAGAGACTTGTTGTACATAGTGAGTTGTTAGAGCAGAGAATGTTAAGAAAGATTTAATAAAtgtgtttaaaattataaagggCTTTGGAAGAGCTACTCAGGAGGAACTGTTTttgttggcagaagggtcagtaaccagaggacacagatttaagataattgaccaaagaacccagaggggagatgaggagatttcttTTGCACAGCAATTTGGAACGCTCAATCTAAAAAGGTGGCGTAACAGTAACTTGCAAAAGGGAGTTTGATAAACACTTGAAAATGCAGGGGTAGGAGGGTAAGAATGAGGGGGGGTAATAATGGGAGAGGCGGGGGGGTAATAATGTGAGGGCGGGGGTTAGGGGGTAAGAATAGGAGTTGCGAGGGGGGTAGGAGTAATAATGGGAggggtgagctggcagggggtaAGAATGGGAGGGGCCGGGGAGGCAGAGGTTATAGGATAATTGGATAATTCTTTCAAAGAAACCAGCATAGttacaatgaccagatgatttcTTTCTACCCTGTAAGAATCTCTAACTCTATGAAGTTCTGGAAGtcagaaatccaaagagaaaataTCATTAACTGTAAGAGGAGAGAGAAATTAATGTTTCAGTTGTATGCCTTGCATCGCAACACATTACCATTTTTACCTCAACTATCTTGAGCCGATAACGTTCTGCACCCTTTGCTGGACATGTTACAGTTTTGGGGTTAATGTTGCTTTGTATAGTGGGGACGTGGGGGAGGTGACGAATGCGAGAATTGTTCAGATGGATATTCCTACCAGGATGTAACATGGCCTTGCAAAGATTCTCTTTGTGTGTTGGCTCCAGTGATGATAATCTAAGGATGCATTTACACTTTAGCGACCAGTCCAATTTTGGCAACTGTACTCCTGGCCCCAGGCTCATGACTGGGTGGAGGAGGAGCGGTGTTGCCCCTCGGAGACCTCTCTGCCGATCTCTGGAGCAGCATTCAGCCAGGACAAGGCCGGCAGGCCCATCAAGTTTGCCCCAACACCAGAGGGCAACTACCCAAGTGTCCACCGCAACTTCGGCGGAATCTCAGAGAAGCGGCGTAAACGGCAATTTGCACAATTTCTTTGACATTCTGCTGACAGGTGGGGAAAACGCCATAGAAACTGGCGGTTTATATGTTTCTAATAAACATCGCTGTTCTCCGTCGATTTAAATTGAAGTTGAATTCGTTTTACAAAGGTTCCAGGGTCGGGTGATTCCCTGAATGTTCTTGTAAACTAGATTTGTCCCGGCATTGGAGATACACTGGAGGTATACGTGAGCCTGGCCCATTATAAAGACTCCGCTTATTTCCAGACAGGCTTTGCCAGTTTAGCAGAACAATGGGTCCAAATGTCTTGACATTGGAGCTAAATTGGGAGCCTTATTATACTCTCCAAAGGTTCTAAAGTTGCAACGTGAATCCAGAGCCAGGTCTGACCTACACTCAAACGTTACACGGAATCCAATAGTTTAGCATCCTCACTATAATTTAGGGTATGAATATAATGTGTGAAAAAAAAGGCATTTCTGGGATTAATAATCATAAACGCGCAGGACcaggattttgtttttttttaaacccaggGAATGTGAGATTTTTGAAGTATTAGCAGATTCCCGAGAAAGTTACAATGCCCTACCTCCCATAGGTCAAGTTGCGAAAAGGTGAAGTTAGTTTTTGATAGCATTTCGTTGAGTGAATGTGCTATGGCATACACGGCTTTGTACACATTGTAAGCGATTCTCAGCTGCGATGTGTCGGTGTATTGGTTGTCTATTTCACCCAGCCTTTCATCTCCCGTACAAAGCTTGACCTGCGCCGCCCCACCGCCCAGCTGGCTGAGGTTTTCCGGCGTTTGCCAGAAGCATTCGAAAGTGGTTTCCCAAAACTCAGTCACAAAGACATTTCCGGGGAATTTCGATGGGTGCACTTCCAGAAGAAACCCCTTTAGCCCCGGGAGCACTGCCCTGGGGACAGCGAAACCCACCGTCCCAGCCAGGAACCTGGCGTCTTCCTTGGGAGAGATGTTGGGCATCGTGATCCAGGACTCACTCCCGACCCACTGGATCCCCGTCACGTTCTGGCGGACAATTTCTTGCAGTAGGACGGCCATGTCCGCCTGGGCGACGAAGGCAACAACAATCCTGGTGGTGGCTTCTTTGATGATGTTCATGAGACTCAGTAGCTTCTCTTTGGAGTCCGTCTTGTGAACAGCTTCAGAGAAAGCGATGCAAATGCCGAAGCTTTCCATACTTTTGATAATCTCGTCCATTGCCAGGGCACCGTAGGTGGAGTTGCTCCTTATTGTCCCGATCCAGTTCCATCCAAAGTATTTGACGAGCTGGGCCAGGCCGTCCACTTGGTGATAGTCATTGGGAATAGTTCGGAAAAAGGTTGGGAATTCGTACATATTGTTGAGATAGTCGTAAGCGGCGGAATAGCTGAACTGGGAGAGTGTAAAGGACAAGTGATAATTAGAAATTTGGATTGCTAATTGGATTCTCAGGTCAATAAATGAGGCTTTatcaaacccccaccacccccaccccccaccaaaatgAATGGGCCAGTTTATAAATatttaattaaaagcaaaatactgcggatgctggaaatctgaaacaaaaacagaaagtgctggaaaaactcagcagatctgacagcatctgtggagagagaaacagagttgacttaTCGAGTCCCcattactcttcttcagagagaGCTTtctaatataaaatataaaataaaagcagaaaatgttggagaaactcagcaggattgacagcatctgtgacagaactctgaagaagagtcatagggactggaaaagttaactctgttgctctccccacagatgctgtcagacctgctgagtttttccagcattttctgtttttattttatattttgcaTTAGAAATGATCAACCTTTGCGAATCAACAAGTGATATTCTACTTCATTCCAACGTGTAATAATTATTCTTGAATATTTCCACTATCAGAATGTTCATGCATCTTACTGGCATGAATAACCTGCTGGTAATCGGTGAGAAATAGCAGAATTTTTTTAGGAGTCTTTCATTAGTGCAGAGGGACATTTCTTGATAGTTATTGAAGTTGGTGAAGATATGATCTGCTTCCTATCTAGATACATGTCATGTAAATGGAATGTAGCATTCCCCATTTTATAAGAAGTAACAAATCACTTTGGATATCAAAGGAATTCTTCCCTACATTCTTCCCTAACTGTGGTGACAACATCACTTGAAACATAAGCTCTAGGCGTTCACAATGCCAGCTTTGAGTTGCCTTTATTAAATGTTCTTTTTTTAAAGTCTCCTTTTCAGCAGAAGATATGAAGGTGCAGATACAGTTTACACCTTTATCAAGGCATAGGTCAGAGACACAAATCAGATTTTCATTGGCAGCCATCATTTTTGGGTAcagttaaggaaggatataaaagaaaaacagaattacctggaaaaactcagcaggtctggcagcaatggcggagaagaaaagagttgatgtttcgagtcctcatgacccttcgacagaactctttaAAGATATAGTTGCTTTAGAGGGGATGCAACAAAGATTCATTagcttgattcctgggatgacaggggatgtcttattatgttaaaagcactacataaatgcaagctgttataATCTCTGGAGTTTATCATCTGAAACATACAAAGTTATTAAAgggtttgacaaggtagatgctgagagactaTTGGTCATTGGACAAATAATCCAGAGGTCTAGTCTCAAACTCAGGAGacagagttcaaatcctaccatgccaattggtggaatttaaattcagttaattaataaatctggaatatcaaGATAgtgtcagtgatggtgaccatgacaaatatcatcaattgtcataaaaatccatctaattcactaatgtcctttagagaaggaaacctgccattcttacctggtctggcctacatatgactcctgacccatagcaatgtgattgactcttaactaccctctgagggaggtgatgttgttgctggactagtaatccagaaacccagggtaatgctctggggatctggattcaaatcccacaatggcagatagtggaatatgaattgaataaaaatctaaTGTTGATcttaaaaccattgtcaattgttgtaaaagaccatccggttcactagtgtcctttagggaaggaaatctgccatccttacctggtctggcctacatgtgactccagatccacagcaatgtggttgactcttaaatgctctctgaaccaaagcaattaggaatgggtaataaatgctgacctagccagtgacacccacatcccatgaatgaataaataaataaaatggcctaacaagccactcattcAAGGGCActcagggatgggcagcaaatgctgcccttgccagtgatgcccacatctcatgaaagaatgaagattATTTTCCCTGGCTGGAGACTTGAGAACTGAGGGCCATCATTTTAGAATAAGGGGTGAGGGTGCACCATTTCagactgacatgaggagaaatttcttcactcagaagaatctctgaaattctctgCCCCTGATGTTTGTGGATACTCCatgactgaatatatttaaggctgagatagatttttggtctctcaaggaattaagggatatgggaagtggTCAGaagagtggagttgaagcccaagatcagctatgattatattgaatggtggagccggCTTTACAGcttgtatggtctactcctgctcctagctcttGTATTCTTACAtttttgagattgatagattttttggaTATTAATGGGATCATTGGGTATAGGGagatcctatttcttatattctaaaAGATGGAAATATGGAGTTGAAGTAGAAAggtgaaaggcagagcaggctcaaagggctgtacggcccattcctgctcctattccttattaTCCCCAGAGGGTTTGACTGTATTCAAACTGTATGAGGTTTAGATGGTG encodes the following:
- the LOC121274431 gene encoding extracellular calcium-sensing receptor-like codes for the protein MCRFVCLLYLLAVPVLGQNDSLCRLRGRFDLPRIAKDGDIVIGGSFNIHYYREEQFLDFRSPPRPPECKSFDLTQFQFAQTMIYTIEEINRNQVLIPNITLGYQIHDGCGDPAMSTKVTTLLISGQEETLADPKCKTTSNIPVIVTDAESMQSVAVARVITPFNVTMFSYSAAYDYLNNMYEFPTFFRTIPNDYHQVDGLAQLVKYFGWNWIGTIRSNSTYGALAMDEIIKSMESFGICIAFSEAVHKTDSKEKLLSLMNIIKEATTRIVVAFVAQADMAVLLQEIVRQNVTGIQWVGSESWITMPNISPKEDARFLAGTVGFAVPRAVLPGLKGFLLEVHPSKFPGNVFVTEFWETTFECFWQTPENLSQLGGGAAQVKLCTGDERLGEIDNQYTDTSQLRIAYNVYKAVYAIAHSLNEMLSKTNFTFSQLDLWELLHHMYAVNFTAKNGESIYFDENLDTVPLYELVNWQMNSEGVAHVVTIGHYDGLVDFNKRLYINKENIIWINGKKEVPRGICSDSCLPGTWKTVKKEMPLCCFTCIPCSEGEFSNVTNSVSCLKCPPEYWSNQLRTQCMPKKIEFLSFDDEMGSSLLTLAVIGACLTVATGLIFYKHRQTPLVKANNSELSFLLLFALTLCFLCSLTFIDQPSVWSCMLRHVVFSITFVLCLSCILGKTLVVLMAFKTRHPNNKRIKWFSPMHQRLNVCALTSVQTIICIIWLTSSPPFPVNSTKYYKTIIILECNIGSLVYFCCVFSYIGALACLCCALAFLARKLPDNFNEATFITFSMLIFCAVWITFIPAYVSSPGKYTVAVEVFAILASSYSLLFCIFAPKCYIILFQPEKNTKKYLMRRSNTKTL